Proteins from one Parvibaculum lavamentivorans DS-1 genomic window:
- the mtnA gene encoding S-methyl-5-thioribose-1-phosphate isomerase yields the protein MKIDGIHYRTIWVADDGWSVEIIDQTRLPHEFTIIRLQTADDAARAIKDMAVRGAPLIGATAAYGLCLALREDPSDEALARAYDMLAATRPTAVNLKYSLDAMRDAVGKVGHNARAEAAYAEAARLCDEDVETCRRIGENGLRLIRGVAEAKPGQTVNVLTHCNAGWLACVDWGTALAPIYMAHDAGIPVHVWVDETRPRNQGASLTAFELGRHGVAHTIVPDNAGGHLMQHGLVDMCIVGTDRTTATGDVANKIGTYLKALAADANDVPFYVALPHTTIDWTLTDGVAQIPIEERSSREVTHMTGRADNGEIVTVEISAPGSGALNYGFDVTPARYVTGLITERGVCSASREGLTSLYPERKG from the coding sequence ATGAAAATCGACGGCATTCACTATCGCACCATCTGGGTCGCCGATGATGGCTGGTCGGTCGAGATTATCGACCAGACGAGGCTGCCGCACGAGTTCACCATCATCCGCCTGCAGACGGCAGACGATGCCGCCCGCGCCATCAAGGACATGGCCGTGCGCGGCGCGCCTCTCATCGGCGCCACCGCGGCCTACGGCCTCTGCCTCGCGCTCCGCGAAGACCCGTCGGACGAGGCGCTTGCCCGCGCCTATGACATGCTGGCCGCAACGCGTCCCACCGCCGTCAATCTCAAATACTCGCTCGATGCGATGCGCGATGCCGTCGGCAAGGTCGGCCACAATGCGCGCGCCGAGGCGGCCTATGCGGAGGCGGCGCGGCTTTGCGACGAAGATGTCGAGACCTGCCGCCGGATCGGCGAAAACGGCCTCCGTCTCATTCGCGGCGTTGCGGAGGCGAAGCCCGGCCAGACCGTCAACGTGCTCACCCATTGCAATGCCGGCTGGCTCGCCTGCGTCGATTGGGGCACCGCGCTTGCGCCGATCTACATGGCGCATGATGCGGGCATCCCCGTCCACGTCTGGGTCGACGAGACGCGCCCGCGCAACCAGGGCGCCTCGCTCACCGCCTTCGAACTCGGCCGCCACGGCGTCGCGCATACGATCGTGCCGGACAATGCCGGCGGCCATCTCATGCAGCATGGGCTTGTCGATATGTGCATCGTCGGCACCGACCGCACCACGGCGACGGGCGATGTCGCGAACAAGATCGGCACCTATCTCAAGGCGCTGGCGGCGGATGCGAACGACGTTCCCTTCTATGTCGCTCTGCCGCACACGACCATCGACTGGACGCTGACGGACGGCGTCGCGCAGATCCCGATCGAGGAGCGCAGCTCTCGCGAGGTCACGCATATGACGGGCCGTGCCGATAATGGCGAGATCGTCACGGTGGAGATTTCTGCCCCCGGCAGCGGCGCGCTGAATTACGGCTTCGACGTCACGCCCGCGCGATATGTCACCGGCCTCATCACGGAGCGCGGCGTCTGTTCCGCCAGCCGCGAGGGCCTCACCTCGCTTTACCCGGAGCGAAAGGGATGA
- a CDS encoding class II aldolase/adducin family protein — MTATDEAWLRQRVVDAALDLAATGLSPQMSGNVSARAGDSIFITPSGIAYTDLIPDDLSEIALDGRILSGPFPPSSEWQMHCAIYKARPEAGGIVHAHSDFATVLAVMKRPIPAFHYMVAVAGGRDIRCAPYATFGTADLAAHAVAALADRKACLLAHHGQIAIGETVEAALHLAHEVETLAAQYWRALQIGEPDLLSDEEMAVNVEKFRNYGRRG; from the coding sequence ATGACCGCGACAGACGAGGCATGGCTCCGCCAGCGCGTCGTCGATGCGGCGCTCGACCTCGCCGCCACCGGCCTCTCGCCGCAAATGTCCGGCAATGTTTCGGCACGGGCAGGGGACAGCATCTTCATCACGCCATCGGGCATCGCCTATACCGATCTCATCCCGGACGATCTTTCCGAAATCGCGCTGGACGGGCGCATCCTCTCCGGCCCCTTTCCGCCGTCGAGCGAATGGCAGATGCATTGCGCGATCTACAAGGCCCGGCCGGAGGCAGGCGGCATCGTCCATGCCCATTCCGATTTCGCCACCGTGCTCGCCGTGATGAAGCGGCCCATCCCCGCCTTCCACTACATGGTGGCCGTCGCCGGCGGGCGCGACATCCGCTGCGCGCCCTACGCCACCTTCGGCACGGCGGACCTGGCCGCCCATGCCGTCGCCGCCCTCGCGGACCGCAAGGCATGCCTCCTCGCCCATCACGGCCAGATCGCCATCGGCGAAACCGTCGAAGCCGCCCTCCACCTCGCCCATGAAGTCGAAACGCTCGCCGCGCAATACTGGCGCGCCTTGCAAATCGGCGAACCGGACCTGCTCTCCGACGAAGAGATGGCAGTGAATGTCGAGAAGTTCAGGAATTACGGCAGGCGCGGGTAG
- a CDS encoding glutathione peroxidase: protein MTGKTAYDFDFLSLKGKPLPLADFAGHPLLIVNTASKCGFTRQYKELEALWQKYRDDGLVVLGVPSNDFANQEPGGAAEIASFCETNFGVDFPLTEKVAVKGRAAHPLFQWLAREGGFLSRPRWNFYKYVIGKDGKLVDWFASTTTPGSAKVERAIEKAVRG, encoded by the coding sequence ATGACCGGGAAAACCGCTTACGATTTCGATTTCCTGAGCCTGAAGGGAAAGCCCCTGCCGCTCGCCGACTTCGCGGGCCACCCGCTGCTGATCGTCAACACCGCTTCGAAATGCGGCTTCACGCGGCAATACAAGGAGCTGGAGGCGCTCTGGCAGAAATATCGCGACGACGGGCTCGTCGTTCTCGGCGTGCCCTCCAACGATTTCGCGAACCAGGAGCCGGGCGGCGCCGCCGAGATCGCGAGTTTCTGCGAAACCAATTTCGGCGTCGACTTTCCGCTCACCGAAAAGGTGGCCGTGAAAGGCCGGGCCGCGCATCCGCTGTTCCAGTGGCTGGCGCGCGAGGGCGGCTTTCTCTCGCGGCCGCGCTGGAACTTCTACAAATATGTGATCGGCAAGGACGGCAAGCTCGTCGACTGGTTCGCCAGCACCACGACGCCGGGCTCGGCGAAGGTCGAGCGCGCGATCGAGAAGGCGGTGCGGGGGTAG
- a CDS encoding organic hydroperoxide resistance protein produces the protein MNILYKARASSSGGRTGEAKTDDGRLDVKLDTVKEFGGAGGPGTNPEQLFAAGYAACFHSALKFVAGQKKVKVPADSAVTAEVGIGPHPKGKGFALDIDLIVSLPGLDRAEAQALVAEAHEVCPYSNATRGNVDVRLSIA, from the coding sequence ATGAACATTCTCTATAAAGCGCGCGCGAGCTCTTCCGGCGGCCGCACAGGCGAAGCCAAAACGGATGACGGCAGGCTCGACGTGAAACTCGACACCGTGAAGGAATTCGGCGGCGCGGGCGGACCGGGCACCAACCCCGAGCAGCTTTTCGCGGCCGGCTATGCCGCCTGCTTCCACTCGGCGCTGAAATTCGTCGCCGGGCAGAAGAAGGTGAAGGTACCGGCGGATTCGGCCGTGACGGCGGAAGTCGGCATCGGGCCGCATCCGAAGGGCAAGGGCTTCGCGCTCGACATCGACCTCATTGTGTCGCTGCCCGGCCTCGACCGAGCGGAGGCGCAAGCCCTCGTTGCCGAGGCGCATGAAGTGTGCCCCTATTCCAATGCGACGCGCGGCAATGTCGACGTGCGGCTGAGCATCGCGTGA